One window of the Bos mutus isolate GX-2022 chromosome X, NWIPB_WYAK_1.1, whole genome shotgun sequence genome contains the following:
- the F8A1 gene encoding 40-kDa huntingtin-associated protein gives MARRRSPPGRVSAPGSAGAAKMAASAAGLGGGGAGPGPEPGDFLARYRQVSNKLKKRFLRKPNVAEAGEQFAQLGRELRAQECLPYAAWCQLAVARCQQALFHGPGEALALTEAARLFLRQERDARQRLACPAAAGEALQAAAAALGAAVRLHLELGQPAAAAALCLELAAALRDLGQPAAAAGHFQRAAQLQLPQLPLAALQALGHAASCQLLARDYSGALALFTHMQRLARELGGIPSQPPPPQPAAPGPPLPPGAGPPAAAAPAALGAFADVLVRCEVSRVLLLLLLQPPPAKLLPEHAHTLEKYAWEAFDGHGQDSSGPLPEELFLLLQSLVMATHEKDTEAVKSLQVEMWPLLSAEQNHLLHLVLQETVSPSGQGI, from the coding sequence ATGGCACGTCGCCGGTCGCCGCCCGGTCGCGTCAGCGCGCCTGGAAGCGCCGGGGCGGCGAAGATGGCGGCTTCCGCGGCTGGCctgggcggcggcggcgcgggcccAGGGCCCGAGCCAGGGGACTTCCTGGCGCGCTACCGTCAGGTGTCCAACAAGCTCAAGAAGCGGTTCCTGCGGAAGCCGAACGTGGCGGAGGCCGGCGAGCAGTTCGCCCAGCTCGGCCGCGAGCTGCGCGCCCAGGAGTGCCTGCCGTACGCGGCCTGGTGCCAGCTGGCGGTGGCGCGCTGCCAGCAGGCGCTCTTCCACGGGCCCGGCGAGGCGCTGGCGCTGACAGAGGCCGCGCGCCTCTTTCTGCGGCAGGAGCGCGACGCGCGCCAGCGCCTGGCCTGCCCCGCCGCCGCCGGGGAGGCCCTGCAGGCCGCTGCCGCCGCGCTGGGCGCCGCCGTGCGCCTGCACCTGGAGCTCGGGCAGCCGGCCGCGGCCGCCGCGCTCTGCCTTGAGCTGGCGGCCGCCCTGCGCGACCTGGGCCAGCCGGCCGCCGCCGCTGGCCACTTCCAGCGCGCCGCGCAGCTGCAGCTGCCCCAGCTGCCCCTGGCCGCCTTGCAAGCGCTCGGCCACGCCGCGTCCTGCCAGCTGCTGGCGCGGGACTACAGCGGCGCGCTGGCGCTCTTCACGCACATGCAACGCCTGGCACGGGAGCTCGGCGGCATCCCTTCGCAGCCCCCGCCCCCGCAGCCCGCAGCCCCCGGACCTCCGCTCCCTCCCGGCGCGGGGCCGCCGGCTGCAGCCGCCCCGGCCGCGCTGGGCGCCTTCGCCGACGTGCTGGTCCGCTGCGAGGTGTCccgcgtgctgctgctgctgctcctgcagcCGCCGCCCGCCAAGCTCCTACCGGAGCACGCGCACACCCTGGAGAAGTATGCCTGGGAGGCCTTCGACGGCCACGGGCAGGACAGCAGCGGCCCGCTGCCCGAGGAGCTCTTTCTGCTGCTACAGTCCTTGGTCATGGCCACGCACGAGAAGGACACGGAGGCCGTCAAGTCGCTGCAGGTGGAGATGTGGCCCCTGCTGAGCGCCGAGCAGAACCACCTCCTGCACCTCGTTCTGCAGGAAACCGTCTCCCCTTCTGGCCAGGGGATCTGA
- the H2AB1 gene encoding LOW QUALITY PROTEIN: histone H2A-Bbd type 1 (The sequence of the model RefSeq protein was modified relative to this genomic sequence to represent the inferred CDS: substituted 1 base at 1 genomic stop codon), which yields MVAHHHQCILDATGWSAAFSVQRSPPVERESSDKERVQWAGSSGLHSHTARAELSFSVSHMERLLWEGHYAQRLSSSAPIFLAAIMXHLTAKVLELAGNEAQNSGQRRITSELVDTTVHHNVLLSSSFGMTTISLVALAWH from the exons ATGGTGGCCCACCACCACCAGTGTATACTTGATGCCACTGGGTGGTCTGCTGCCTTCTCCGTACAAAGGTCTCCTCCCGTGGAAAGAGAGAGTTCCGACAAAGAGAGGGTCCAGTGGGCAGG GTCATCTGGTCTCCACTCCCACACCGCCCGTGCTGAGTTGTCTTTCTCCGTGAGCCACATGGAGCGCCTCCTGTGGGAAGGCCACTATGCCCAGCGCCTGAGTTCGTCCGCACCCATCTTCCTAGCAGCCATCATGTAGCACCTGACTGCCAAGGTCCTGGAGCTGGCAGGCAACGAGGCCCAGAACAGCGGTCAGAGGCGCATCACCTCAGAGCTGGTGGACACAACAGTCCACCATAACGTTCTGCTCAGCAGCTCTTTTGGGATGACAACCATCTCCCTGGTGGCCCTAGCCTGGCACTAG